The nucleotide sequence TGGCCACGACCGCCGCAGCACTCGCCCTTGCCGTCACCGGGCTCGGTACGCCCGCCGCCGTCGCGGCACCCTCCGGTCTGGCGGACGACTTCAACGGCGACGGCTACCGCGACCTCGCCATCGGCACGCCCAAGGCGAGCGGTGGCACGGTCACCATCGTCTTCGGCTCCGCCTCCGGCGTCAGCCGGACCCGGTTCGTGAACGTCACCCAGAACACCCCCGGCGTGCCCGGCACCTCGGAGAGCGTGGACAAGTTCGGCGAGAACGTCACCAGCGGTGACGTGAACCACGACGGCTACGCCGACCTGATCGTCGGCGCGCCCGGCGAGGAGGTCACCGGCAAGCCGCGCGGCTCGGTGACGATCGTCTGGGGCGGCGCGAAGCCGTTCACCTCCGGCGGCCTCTCGCTCACGGCCCCGAACGCCGAGGCGGCAGGCTTCGGCGAGGGCGCGGCCTTCGCCGACCTCGACGGGGACGGCAGCCCCCAGCTCGCCGTCGTCGGCAACGACACGTTCTGGTGGTACGGCGACGGCGGGCCCACACAGGACGGCGCGCTCGCCCCCGAGGTGGACTTCCTGCCGGACGGCGTCCGGCTGGACGGCATGGTCGCCGGCCACTTCTCCTCCAAGGACGGCGGAGACGGCTTCGAGTACATCCTGCACGGCACCCGGTCCGACCCGGACGGCTCCCCGGCCCCCAGCTACGTGGGCGTGCTCCACGGCGGCCACGGCGACATCGGCTCCCTCCACACGGACCTCAGCGACGACGGGACGACCGGCTCCGCCGCGTGGTGGTCGGCGGCCGTCGCGACGGGCGACATCAACGGCGACGGGTACGAAGACCTGGTCACCGCCGACGAGACGGGCGGCGAGGGCGGTTCGTTCGTGGTGCGGTACGGCTCGGCGGCCGGTCTGCCGCTCAAGGGCCGCACATACCACCAGGACAGCCCCGGTGTCCCGGGCACCGACGAGGCCGACGACTCGTTCGGCTCGGCGCTCGCCCTGGGTGACGTGACCGGCGACGGCCGCGCGGACCTGGCGGTCGGCGCTCGGTACGAGGACGTGAACGGCAAGCGCAACGTCGGCGACGTCGTGCTCCTCAAGGGCGGTCCGAACGGCCTGACCACGGTCGGCGCCCAGTCCTTCCACCAGGCCACGACGGGCGTGCCGGGCGCGGCGGAGGCCGGGGACCACTTCGGCTCCTCGCTCCGCCTGCGCGACATCAACGGCAATGGCAAGGCCGATCTGGCGATCGGCGCGTACGGCGAGGATGTGCTGCCGAACGGCTACGACGACGGGGCGGCGTGGGTACTGCGCGGCGCGGCCTCCGGCCTCACCACGACCTCGGCGACCTCCTTCAACGCGACGGACTTCGGCTACCCGGTGGTGGCGGGCCGGAAGTTCGCGGACGTGTTCGCCCGCTGACCGGACGACGAGCCCGGCAGGGGTGGCCGGCGGGCCCGGTGGCATCGGCAGCCGCCGTCTCGACGGCGCCGGTAACCGCCGGGCTCGCCGGCCTCGGTCTGCGTCGTGTGCGCACCCCGCGGGCGGGCGTTCGACCGTGCAGGTGTGTCCGGCTCTGGCCTGCCCGGTGCGAGCAGGGCACCGGGCGTACGGCCTTCCTCACCTGTGGTGCGGAACGCGTCAGTCGACGATCACCTCGGCGCGCGCCGCCGGGGCCTGCCCGACGAGTACGCCGCCGAAGTTCCCCTCGACCTCCGTCTTCTCCGCCGCGTTCGGATACGGGTTCGTGCACGCGGTGCCCGCGCTGGAACCCGACATCAGGCTCGAACACGGTCCGGGCTTGCGATCGGGCAGTCCCAGGATGTGCCCGAGTTCGTGGGCGGAGATACGGATCGTGTTGTAACCCTGGTCTACGGCCTGGCGCCCGATGTAGACGGTCCCGTTGCCCAGGGTGGTGGGCAGGGCACGCGGCCAGCCGTTGTCCGCGAGGACCCGTATGTTCGCGCGTTGCCCGGCGGCGGCCGGCCGCAGTTCGACGGCGTCGACACTCTCGTTCCAGATCGCCGCGCCCCGGTCGACCGCGCTCCTGAACTCCGCCGAGCCGCTGGCGTCGTAGGTGAAGACTCGGGCGGCCAGGGAAACATCAGTCGCGTCGGAGGGAGCGGCCACGGCCTGGCCACCCGTCAGGGACAGGGACACCACCAGAGCAGCGGCCAGGCCACCGGTCAGCGTACGAACGTGCATGATCGACCTCCTTGTGGGGGAAAGGGGCAGTCGTGCTCATGACATTATCGGCCCATTGCCCCGTGGGGATGGAGGTGAATCCGCCAATCCGACGTCAGATCGCCCGGCCGGCAGACGCCGATCTCGCGACCACCGCCACTGCCACCCCGCGCATCTTTGCCGCTCGCCTCTTGAGCATCGTGCTGAACCTGATCGCCGCCGTCCGCCGCGAGCCGGGTATGACGCACCAGGCGTTCCCGCACTATCTGATGGCCTGGACCTCGACCGCTTCACCGAGTGCCGGCAGGCCGCACACGAGAAGGTACCGGGACAGGAAAGTCATTGCGTGGCCCCCTCGTCGGTGTTCCAGCGCTGGGACCTGCGGAGCCGGTCCTGCGGGACCGGTTCCAGGAGGATGATCGCGCCCTCGGCCCGGTGAATGGGTGTCACGGCCACCCCGGGCTGGGCCACGAGGGTGAGAAGGCCGTCGGCCGCCATGTCGTACCGCGCGTCGCCGGACTCCTCCCCGTCCGAGCTCTCCGGATCGGTGCACGGCCGCAGGGCGACGGTGCCCTGCGGCTCGGCGGTCAGACACAGTTCGGGGGCCGCCTGGTTCCGCAGCCGTCCCCCTTCCTCCAACAGCCACATCTGGGTTGCCGATTCCCCGCACCGCGCCGTCACCGCGGGGGTGCCCACCATCTCCGCCGACGGGCGCAGGTCGAGGCACAGCCCCGTCCTCACATTGCGCAGGCTCGTGAACGCGGCCTCGCTCGCGCCGGGGGCCGAAGAGACGCCGGGCGAGCGGGGGACGGCCGACGTGGCGGAGGCGGAGGCGGACGGGCTTTGGGCCGGCCCGGGCACCGAACCACCCACCGCCTCGTGGTCGTTCTCGGTTCCGCTGAGAGCCATGGGGGACGCCGCGACCACCCCGCACAGCACCACCCCCAAGGCGACCAGCAACGGCCACCGGTGCCGCCGCAGCTCGGGACGGACGCGGTCACCCACGGCCGTCGGCCGGACCTCCGTGTCCACGGGCCGTGGGGCGGGCTCCCCGCGCACGCGAGCCGACGCGATCGCCCGGCGGGCGGGCCGGGTCGCGAGGTAGTCCGCCGCGCGGAAACCCAGTACGGCCTCCGCGAGCAGCGCGGGAAGCCGGTCCGGGGACTGGTCGAGCTGATCCACCGCCGCCCCGCAGTAGGCACAGCCGTCGAGGTGTTCCCGCACCTCCGCCATCATCTCGATGGATCCTCGGCGGGCGTGCACGTCGATGAGCCGGTTGAGGCGACGGCAGCGCTCGTCGGGCGCGAGGTCGAGGTGGACCCGCACGCACTCGTCGCGCAGCAGCGTGCGGGCGCGCTCGGGGTTGAGGAGCGAGGGCTCGGCGCCGAGCAGGGGCGCCACCGCCTCGATGTCCTCGGCCTCGACCACGGTGTGCCACAGCAGTACCTGAGCACGGTCCGGCAGGTTTCGTAAGGCGCGCAGGAGCAGGCTTCTGGCACCGCTCGCGCGGTCCGTGCCGGACACCGCCCGGCGCGCGTCACTGGTCGCGCCGACCCGCAGGTCCGGATGGAGGGACGAGCGCCTGTCGTCCGCGTTCCACTCCCGTGTGGCCTCGAGGACCGCCGCCAGCAGCCGCGGCCGCCACGGGAAGTCGGCGCCGGCATGCGACGCCGCGTCGCCGTGGATGCTCCGGAACGCCTGCCCGGCCAGCCGCTCCGCGGCACCCCGGCTCGGCTCCGTGCAGAGCGCCGCGTAGTCCAGGACGGATCTGCCGTGCAGCGTCAGCAGCTCATCGGCCGAAGGCACCGCGTCTTCGCGTTCCGAGCCCGTGGGCTCCGCAAGTTCGAATTCCATGAACTCGGAACGCTCGAAGACGAAGTCCTCTTCGGGCGTCACGCGCTCTTCTCCGCGAAACGGAGCTTCCACCACGGGAGCACCATCCATGAATCCGGTCCCCTCCCTTTCCGTCCGTCGATACGGCCGACCGCGGCTCCGCGCTCAACGCCCGAACCGGATGATCGCGGTCACCCGCATCGATCAGAAGTACGTGCCGAACGGTTACACGGTTCACCTCGGATGCGTCCGTCACCCGTCGGGCGGCTCGGGCTTCTCTGCCCGACACCCGCTTCCCCGGGCAGACACGAGGACGCCCCCACGCGAAGCCGTGCATGAAGCGGGGGCATCCTCCGGTCAATGGGCATCGAGTTCCCGCTCCGCCGTCCCCGTCCCAAGCTCGTCCCAGCAGTGGTCCGTCGCCGCAGGTCACAGGCGCGCCACTGTCCCCGCGTCCCAGCCCGGAGCCAGAGGATCCCGCCTCGGGAGAACCGCTGCCAGCATGACCAGCGGCCGGGAACGTCCGGCCCTCACAAGAGGGGGAACACCAGATGGGAAAGAGGACGCTTCTGCGGGGCCTGACCCTCGCCGTGGCAGCGGTCCTGCCCCTGTACGGGCCCACGGCGGTGCAGGCGGCACAGTCCGCAGTCACCGCGGCGGTCGCGGTCTGCGGGCACACGAGCGCACAGCCCACGCTGCAGCGTGGATCGACAGGAGCCTCGGCGTTCGAGGCGCAGTGCGAGCTCAACCTGGCGACGAAGCCCAGCCGGTACACACCGATCGCGGCGGACGGCACGTACGGGGCGGCGACGGAGGCGCGGGTCAAGGAGTTCCAGCGGTGTGCCGGACTGGGCGTGGACGGTGTGCTCGGCCCGAACACCTGGGCCGCGCTGAACACCTGGGCCGCGCAACCGCGCGCCTGCGCCGACCAGGGCACGTCGAGTACGGCGCAGGCGGCCCTGTGCGGTCACACCGACACGCGGCCGTCACTGCCACGGGGTGCGAAGGGCATCGAGGTCAAGGAGGTTCAGTGCCGTCTGAACCTGGCCATGGAGCCGTTCCACTATCCGCAGCTGACGATCGACGGCGACTTCGGGGGTGGGACGGAGTCCCGGGTCATCGAGTTCCAGCACTGCGCCAACCTCAGCGCCGACGGCGTCGTGGGCCCCAACACCTGGGCGAAACTGGTGGACTGGTCCGGCCGTAACACGTACTGCACGCCACCGCGCCCCGCCGGCTACCCGATCGACGGTCTGGACACGGCCAAGTACCAGCACCCCGGTGGTGCGTCGATCGACTGGAAGGCCGTACGGGCCTCGGGCGTGGAGTTCGCGACGGTCAAGGCCACCCGGGGCCTGAACGTCACCGACGAATACCTCACCGCCGACCTCCAGGGGGCCAGGGCGGCGGGACTGGCCGTCGCGCCCTACCACTTCTACACGGGCACGTCGGCCGACACGGGCGGGGCGCAGGCCGACCGGTTCATCGCCGCCGTGCGAGCGACCGGCTACACCGGGCAGCGTGCGGGCGACCTGCCGCCGATATTCGACCTGGAACGCATGGACGACGGCAGCGGACGCTGTCCCACCTACGGCACGGTGGACGACGCCAGGACCTGGCTCGACCGGGTGGAGGCGGCCTTCGGCCGCACTCCGATGATCTACACCCAGAAGTCCTTCCTGGACGACTGCCTGGGCTCGACCACCGCCTTCGCCCGGTATCCGCTGCAACTCGCGGACTACCGCCAGTCGATCACCCAGCCGCCACTGCCGAACGGCTCGACGACCTGGGCGATGTGGCAGTACACCGACGCCGCGATCTTCCCCGGCATCCAGGCGCCGGCGACCGCGGACGTGTTCAACGGCACCCAGGCCGATCTGGACCGTCTGGCCAACCGTTGATCCCGACCGGACCAAGGAGTACCCCCATGACCACCCGGTTCGCACGCGCGTCCCTCGTCGCACTCCTCGCCACCCTGGGCTTCACCGCTCCGGGGACCGTCTCCGCCTCGGCCGCCACGGCCGCGACAACCTGTTACGGCGGGGCGGTCACGGTGCGCTACGGGGACGCGGTCGAGTTCGGCCCCTACTCGACCACGAGCCGCTGCCAGGACATCAACATGCGTGTCACAGGAGGAACCGCGGACTACGTGAACGCCTGCGTGAAGTTCGCGAAGTCCGGAACCTGCAACCGCTGGACCAAGGTCGGCCGGAGCTGGACGACCATCGCCACCGACGTCCTGAACGGCAGCAAGTTCACGGTCCCCGCCGGCGTGCCCCTGGAGGGCGACGACGCCGTCATGCAGATCGCCTTCTGACGCCCTCACCCGACACCTCACCGACCCCTCAGCGACCCCTTACCGAACGGACACCACCATGAGACGCAGCAAGGCGTACGCCTCGGCGCTGTTCACCGCCGCCGCGTTGTTGGGAGCGGGCGTCGCGCCCGCCTCCGCGCAGTCCTCGGCCGCCGCCGTCAGCTGCTACGGCGGCGCGAAGACCCTGACGTACAAGTACTCCGCGGCTGTCAGGGAGTACGGCACCTACACCACGTCCTCGCGGTGCGGCGACATCAACATGCGGCTCATCACGGACGAGCCGGGGGTGTTCCTGGACGCCTGTGTGGTGTTCGTCGACCACACCACCACGTGCAACCACGACAACACGTACTCCCGTCACGGCACAAGCTGGGCCACCGTCGCCACCGACGTCAAGGACGGCACCCACTTCGTCCTGCGCGTGCACGCCTACGACACCGACGCGCAGAACGTCACGTTCCAGATCGCCTACTGACCTCCTCCGCACCACCGTTCCCACGTTTGCGAAAGGTACAACCCGATGACTTCCTCCTTCCGTCCCGTCAACCGCCGCACCATGTTGCGGGGCACGCTGGCCGTCGGTACCGGCGTCGCGTTCGGTCAGCTGCTGTTCACGGGCACCGCACAGGCCTATGCGTGGTCGCGCACCCTGAACCAGGGCGACAACGGCTCCGATGTGACCGAACTGCAGATCAGAGTCGCCGGCTGGGCAGCGGACAGCGCCAGCCACAGCCGGGTCGGCATCGACGGGGACTTCGGTTCCGGCACGGCCGCGGCCGTACGCCGGTTCCAGGCGGCGTACGGCCTCACCGCCGACGGCATCGCCGGACCCAACACCCAGGCGAAGCTCAACGCTCTGGAGCAGTCGGACGGCTCCACGGCACACTTCAACTGGACGGAGTTCGTGGACCAGTCGAGCGGCAACTTCAACGGCGGCAAGCTGAGCGCGGCGCAGGTGAAGGAGAACGCCCGCCGTTGTATGTACAAGCTGGAGGCGCTGCGCAAGAAGCTGGGCGACAAGCCGATCACGGTCAACTCCGGCTTCCGCAGCATCGCGCACAACGCCGAGATCGGCGGGGCCAGCGACAGCATGCACCTGTACGGCACCGCGGCCGACCTCGACGTGCCCGGCGTGGCCACCAAGACCGTCTACCAGAAGGCGGAGACCTGCGGGTTCTCCGGGCTGGAGAGGTACACCGTCGACCACCAGCACGTCGACAGCAGGGCTGACCTCGGGCGCGACTGGTGGTGGGAGAGCGGCACGATCTGACGCCGGCCCCCGAACGATCCGGAGCCGGGAGCCTCGGGGACCGTCGCGGCGGTCCCCGAGGCTCCCGGGCCTCAGCTCTTCGGGGTGTCCTTCAGCGCCGCCTCGCAGGAGGGCCAGTCGTGGAAGTCACGTCGGACGCTCCACAGACGGTGGGCCGCCTTGATGTTCCACTCCGGGTCGAACGCCCGCAGCGCCGTGCCGTCGAGCTCCCGCAGGCGGCGGTCGGAGATCTGGAACACGCCCCAGTTGCGACTGCCGTTGGTGTTGGGCAGGACCCACAGCGGGTCGAGGAACGACGAGCAGC is from Streptomyces sp. NBC_01314 and encodes:
- a CDS encoding FG-GAP repeat protein; the encoded protein is MRRRTLTVATTAAALALAVTGLGTPAAVAAPSGLADDFNGDGYRDLAIGTPKASGGTVTIVFGSASGVSRTRFVNVTQNTPGVPGTSESVDKFGENVTSGDVNHDGYADLIVGAPGEEVTGKPRGSVTIVWGGAKPFTSGGLSLTAPNAEAAGFGEGAAFADLDGDGSPQLAVVGNDTFWWYGDGGPTQDGALAPEVDFLPDGVRLDGMVAGHFSSKDGGDGFEYILHGTRSDPDGSPAPSYVGVLHGGHGDIGSLHTDLSDDGTTGSAAWWSAAVATGDINGDGYEDLVTADETGGEGGSFVVRYGSAAGLPLKGRTYHQDSPGVPGTDEADDSFGSALALGDVTGDGRADLAVGARYEDVNGKRNVGDVVLLKGGPNGLTTVGAQSFHQATTGVPGAAEAGDHFGSSLRLRDINGNGKADLAIGAYGEDVLPNGYDDGAAWVLRGAASGLTTTSATSFNATDFGYPVVAGRKFADVFAR
- a CDS encoding D-Ala-D-Ala carboxypeptidase family metallohydrolase, which translates into the protein MTSSFRPVNRRTMLRGTLAVGTGVAFGQLLFTGTAQAYAWSRTLNQGDNGSDVTELQIRVAGWAADSASHSRVGIDGDFGSGTAAAVRRFQAAYGLTADGIAGPNTQAKLNALEQSDGSTAHFNWTEFVDQSSGNFNGGKLSAAQVKENARRCMYKLEALRKKLGDKPITVNSGFRSIAHNAEIGGASDSMHLYGTAADLDVPGVATKTVYQKAETCGFSGLERYTVDHQHVDSRADLGRDWWWESGTI
- a CDS encoding snapalysin family zinc-dependent metalloprotease, with amino-acid sequence MHVRTLTGGLAAALVVSLSLTGGQAVAAPSDATDVSLAARVFTYDASGSAEFRSAVDRGAAIWNESVDAVELRPAAAGQRANIRVLADNGWPRALPTTLGNGTVYIGRQAVDQGYNTIRISAHELGHILGLPDRKPGPCSSLMSGSSAGTACTNPYPNAAEKTEVEGNFGGVLVGQAPAARAEVIVD
- a CDS encoding ricin-type beta-trefoil lectin domain protein, with protein sequence MTPEEDFVFERSEFMEFELAEPTGSEREDAVPSADELLTLHGRSVLDYAALCTEPSRGAAERLAGQAFRSIHGDAASHAGADFPWRPRLLAAVLEATREWNADDRRSSLHPDLRVGATSDARRAVSGTDRASGARSLLLRALRNLPDRAQVLLWHTVVEAEDIEAVAPLLGAEPSLLNPERARTLLRDECVRVHLDLAPDERCRRLNRLIDVHARRGSIEMMAEVREHLDGCAYCGAAVDQLDQSPDRLPALLAEAVLGFRAADYLATRPARRAIASARVRGEPAPRPVDTEVRPTAVGDRVRPELRRHRWPLLVALGVVLCGVVAASPMALSGTENDHEAVGGSVPGPAQSPSASASATSAVPRSPGVSSAPGASEAAFTSLRNVRTGLCLDLRPSAEMVGTPAVTARCGESATQMWLLEEGGRLRNQAAPELCLTAEPQGTVALRPCTDPESSDGEESGDARYDMAADGLLTLVAQPGVAVTPIHRAEGAIILLEPVPQDRLRRSQRWNTDEGATQ
- a CDS encoding GH25 family lysozyme, coding for MGKRTLLRGLTLAVAAVLPLYGPTAVQAAQSAVTAAVAVCGHTSAQPTLQRGSTGASAFEAQCELNLATKPSRYTPIAADGTYGAATEARVKEFQRCAGLGVDGVLGPNTWAALNTWAAQPRACADQGTSSTAQAALCGHTDTRPSLPRGAKGIEVKEVQCRLNLAMEPFHYPQLTIDGDFGGGTESRVIEFQHCANLSADGVVGPNTWAKLVDWSGRNTYCTPPRPAGYPIDGLDTAKYQHPGGASIDWKAVRASGVEFATVKATRGLNVTDEYLTADLQGARAAGLAVAPYHFYTGTSADTGGAQADRFIAAVRATGYTGQRAGDLPPIFDLERMDDGSGRCPTYGTVDDARTWLDRVEAAFGRTPMIYTQKSFLDDCLGSTTAFARYPLQLADYRQSITQPPLPNGSTTWAMWQYTDAAIFPGIQAPATADVFNGTQADLDRLANR